GCCGCGAAAATGATGGTTACGACCAGCGGCGATAGGCCGAAGTGCTCCTGGTAGAAATGGTAGAGCGGCGTCGGCGCGCTCGAGCAGGCGGAAAACGTTGCGGCGGCGACGACACCGAAAGTCGTCATCCGCCGATAGGATGGAGAGGAGGGCATGGCGTTTCCTAACGCTAAAAATTTGCGTTAAAGCAGAATACTCGACTTTGACCTTAATGCAATATCTTTGCATTAACGCCGGATAATTCGTATGATACCGCTTCCGGCATCATAGCCGGAAAACAGGCCGGAGGTGTGACGGATGGTAAAAGAGATGCTGCGGCAAGGCGGACGGAGCGCCCGCATTCAGGTTGCGGTCCATTCTGCGGTTGAAGAGCTTGCGGTCGAAGTCGGACGCGAAGGGCTTGCCGTGCCGTTGATCGCAGAGCGGGCAGGCGTGACGCCCTCGACGATCTATCGGCGCTGGGGAGACCTCGCGGAGCTTCTGGCCGATGTGGCGGTACAACGACTGCGCCCGGTAAGCGACCCGGATGATACAGGTGCGCTCGCCTCCGATCTCGAAGCTTTCGTATTGCAATATGCCGAGGAAATGTCCTCCAAGGTGGGGAGGTCCCTGCTGCTCGACGTGCTCGCAGCGTCGGGAAACGATCCAGGGCCTGCCGGCCGCTGCTGCCAATATACGTCGCAGCATCTGGAAACCATTCGAGCAAGGGCGATCGCGCGCGAAGAAGATGTCTTCGAAGTCGATATCGTTATCGACGTGGTGATCGCGCCGATCGTCTATCACATCCTGTTCGGCGACCGGGAGCCGGACGCGGCCTATTGCCGGGCGTTGCTCGCCCGGCTCTGAGACGATCGATTATTTGCTGACCGGTTCGCCCATCCGGTTCCAGGCGTCGAGGCCGGCAATCTTGTAGGCCTCTGCAAGCGTCGGGTAGTTGAAGGTATTCTCGACGAAATATTCGACCGTGCCCTTCAGGTTAAGCACGGCCTGGCCGATGTGAACGAGTTCGGTTGCGCCTTCGCCGACGATGTGGACGCCGAGCAGGCGACGGGTCTTCAGTGAGAAGATCAACTTCAAGAGACCCGAATCGAGACCCATGATGTGACCACGCGAGGTTTCGCGGAAGCGGGCGATGCCGCATTCATAGGCAATACCGCGTTCCTTGACCTCTTCTTCCGTCAGGCCGCAGGTGGAGATCTCAGGAACGGCGTAGATTCCGTAGGGGAAGAACTTCGGCGGTTCCTTGGCAATGGCGCCGACGGCGACACGGGCCGCGACGCGGCCCTGTTCCATGGAGGTTGATGCAAGGCTCGGGAAACCGACGACGTCGCCGGCCGCGTAGATGTTCGGCACCGAGGTCTGGAAGGTTTCCGGATTGACCTTGAGGCGTCCGCGATTGTCGGCCTCAAGCCCGGCGGCTTCCAGGTTGAGCGTATCGGTTGCGCCCATGCGGCCAGCGGCAAACAAAACCATTTCGCAATGGATGATGCGGCCGCTATCGAGCTTGATCTCGCATTTGCCGTCAGGCGTGCGTTCGACCTTCTCGGCTTTCTGGCCGAGGTGAAGCTTCATGTTGCGATCGCGAAGCTGGTAGGTGAAGTCCTCGACAATTTCCTTGTCGATGAAGTCGAGCATCGTCGCCTTCGGGTCGATCAGGGTGATCTGCGTATCGAGCGCGGAAAAGATCGTCGCATATTCGATGCCGATGACGCCGGCGCCGATCACGGCCATCGAGCGCGGCAGGTCCTCGATTTCGAGAAGTTCATCGCTGTCGATGACGGTTTTTCCATCGAAGGGAATGTAGTCCGGACGGAACGGCTTGGTGCCGACGGCAAGCAGGATGCTGGTGCCCTGAACCTGAATGACCTCGCCATCATCTTTCACGACCTGCATCGTCGTCGGATTGACGAAGCTCGCCTTGCCGCGGATGTGCTGGACCCGGTTGCGCGCGAACTGATGTTCAAGGACCTCGACTTCATGGTCGAGCGTGATGAGCAGGCGCCGCCGCAGATCTTCCGCTGATATCTCCTGTTTGACGCGATAGGCGCGGCCGTAGAAGCCACGTTCACGCCAGCCGGAAAGGTTGAGAGCCGTTTCGCGTAGCGTCTTAGAGGGGATGGTACCGGTGTGAACGGAAACGCCGCCGACGCGTTTACCCTGCTCGATGACGAGGACCTTCTTGCCGAGTTTCGCGGCCTGGATAGCGGCGCGACGGCCGGCAGGTCCGCTGCCGACAACGACGAGATCGTATTGGTTCATGAGACGTGTCCGATAATGAAAGGAATCGTTGTGCGCTGCGGTAGGCAGATCATTGTCCTATATCGTCAATCTTACAATTTAATAAAGCCTTATGTGTCGTCCTTAAGGTTATGGATGCCGGTTTCCGACAATATGGGATATGCTGGAAGGAATGCGCTGAAACTGAGCGGCGCTTGCATGGGAGACTCTGATGGTCCGGCACGAAGGCAAGGAAAGCTTCGCCGTTGACAACAAGGCTGGCAAGAACGGCGCAGACAGCAATCGGCTGCACGCCCCCGAGGCACGGCCTGGTGTGATTGCTGCGGCGGTTTATCAGAACGGCAAGCGTATTTGCGATATTCCGATCGGTGATGCCCATCACTGGCGCCAGAAGGAAAACACCGTCATCTGGATCGGTCTGCATGAGCCCGACAGTGTCCTTCTTGCAGAGGTCCAGAGCGAATTCGATCTGCATCCGCTGGCGATCGAGGACGCCAGTCACGCGCATCAGCGGCCGAAACTTGAAATCTATGGGGATGCGATGTTCGTCGTGGCGCGCACAGCGCACATGATGGATGGCGAAATCATCTTCGGAGAAACGCATCTCTTCGTTGGCCGGGGTTATATGGTCTCCGTCCGCCACGGCCCATCGACGTCCTACAATCTCGTGCGCCAACGCTGCGAGGCATCGCCCGCTGCGCTCGCCCACGGCGAGAACTACATTCTCTATTCGATCCTGGATTTTATCGTCGACAACTACATGCCGGTGGTCGAAGGGATCCATGAGGAAGTAGAAGAACTGGAAGAAAGAGTTCTGCGCGACATGCTGGACAAGAAGGACATCGAGCGGCTTTACCTGCTGCGCCGAAGCCTTCTGCGTCTGCGCAATGCCATCGTGCCGCTCGTCGATGTCTGCCGACGCCATGAACATCTGGAACTGCCGGGCATGGACGCAACCTTGCACACGCTTTTCCGGGATGTGACCGACCACGTGCGACGCGTCCAGGAGGATATCGATACGCTGCGCGAGGTGCTGGCCTTCACTTTCGAGGCCAGCTTGATGATCGGTCAGTCGGAGCAGACGGAAATCACCCGAAAGCTTGCGTCCTGGGCGGCGATCCTGGCGGTGCCAACGGCAATCGCCGGCATCTACGGCATGAATTTCGTCGATATGCCGGAACTGCATATGCGATACGGCTACTTCGCTGTCCTCGCCACGATTTTCATCGTCTGCGGCGGACTATATCGCTTCTTTAAAAAGGCAAGATGGCTATAACCCCTCATTGGAGAGGCCTAGATAAGCCGCAATCCCTTCAGGCTGGCATGCCCGTCACGGCCGATGATGATGTGATCATGGACCGTAATGCCCAGCGGCTTTGCCGTGTCGATGATGGTCTTGGTCATGTCGATATCCGCCCGCGATGGTGTCGGGTCGCCGGACGGATGATTGTGGACGAGGATAAGGGCGGTGGCGGATAGTTCCAGCGCGCGCTTTACAACCTCGCGCGGATAAACCGGCGTGTGATCGACGGTACCAGTTTGTTGTACTTCGTCGACGATCAGGGCGTTGCGCTTGTCGAGGAAGAGAATGCGAAACTGTTCGCGGGTCTCATGCGCCATGGCGGCGTGGCAATACTCGATCACGGATGACCATGACGCGAGAACCTGCTTCCCGCGCAATTCGCTTTTGAGTGTCCGGTGTGCGATCGCGGCGATCAACTTCAGGTCGAGCGCAACGGCTTCACCGATGCCTTTAACCTCCTGCAGCAGGGCAGGTTGCGCGCCAAACACGCCGGAGAGGGTACCGAAGCGATCGAGAAGCGCCTTTACGATCGGCTTCGTATCCCGCCGTGGGATCAGACGAAACAACAGCAGTTCAAGAATTTCATAGTCGGCCAGCGATCCATCGCCGCCATCCCGAAACCGGTTGCGCAGCCTCTCCCGATGACCGTGGTAGTGAGCCAAGTCCGATGAGCCTGCGAGACCGGAGCCTTGGCCCTGCTGCTCGCTGAAGAATCCCGCCTGCTCCGGCGGTTGCCAATTGCTTTGGCCCGGCGGAACGGGAGTTTTCTTCATGCTGCGCTCAAAGGGGGAAGGCCTGGACGGTCGAGACCACTTGGAGAGAGGGTAAAAATCTCGCAGCCAGTGGCGGTGACGCCCACGCAGTGCTCGTATTGAGCCGAAAGCGAACGATCGCGGGTGACGGCCGTCCAGCCGTCAGCCAGCACCTTCACATGCGGGCGGCCAAGATTGATCATCGGCTCGATGGTGAAGATCATGCCCTCGCGCATTTCCGGGCCTTCATTGGCTCGGCCATAATGCAGGATATTCGGCGCGTCGTGGAAAAGCCGGCCGACGCCATGGCCGCAGAAGTCGCGCACGACCGAGCACCGCTCGGTTTCCGCATAGGTCTGGATTGCTTCTCCTATGGCGCCCGTGCGTGCGCCGGGCTTTACCGCCGCAATCCCAAGCATCAGGCATTCGTAGGTGACTTCGAGCAAGCGCTCGGCTGCGCGTTTGATCTCGCCCACCGGATACATGCGGCTGGAATCGCCATGCCATCCATTGATGATATAGGTCACGTCGATATTGACCACATCACCGTCGCGTAGCGGCTTGTCGTTGGGAATGCCGTGGCAGACGACGTGATTGATCGAGGTACAGGAGGACTTGGTATAGCCGCGATAGTTCAAGGTCGCGGGCAGGGCGCCGTGATCCATCCCGAAATCGAAGACGAAACGGTCGATCTCGTCGGTCGTGACGCCCGGCTGAACGCGGCTTGCCAGTTCATCGAGACAAAGCGCGGTCAACTGACAGGCGCGCTTGATGCCGGCGAAATCTTCAGGCGTGTAGAGGCGGATGACGCCGGTGTTTTTATAAGGCGCAGATTCGGCCTCGATGTAGGTGACCATGCTCTAAAGCTTTCAGTTGTCTTTGCCTGATGTCATAAACCGGCCGGGCCTGTTTCGTCCATGGCGATCAAGCTATCCGCAACGATTTGCGTCGCCGAAACGCGACAACGCAGTGCGAAAGCCTCGACGCCACGTGCCTGTGCTCTCTTGAACGCCCGCGCATAGTTCGGGTCGAGATCGTCGCAGATGCGCAGGCGGTCGCAATCGGCGCGCTGCACGAGGTAGATCATCACACCGCGATGACCCTCTGCCACCATGTCGCCCAGTTCTTCCAGATGTTTCGCTCCTCGAGCGGTGGGGCTGTCGGGAAATTCAGCCAAGCCAGGCGTGCGGCTGAAATGCACGTTCTTGACCTCGACATAACAGCGCCGTCCATCGGCGGGATCCGACAACAGGAAGTCGATCCGCGAATTCTTGCCGTATCGCTGTTCCCGCTGCAGCACCGGATAGTCTGCGAGATTGCCGACCAGCCCGGCCCGGACCGCCTCTTCGGCAAGCTTGTTGGGAAGGCCGGTATTGATACCGATTGCCACGCCATCGACCTCCACCAGTTCCAGCATATGCTGATATTTGCGGGTAGGACTGGCATGCTCCGAAAGCCATATGCGCGAACCCGGCGTCGTCAGGCCGCGCATCGAGCCGGTGTTCGGGCAGAAACCGGTGATCGTTCGCCCATCTTCGAGAAGGGCATCGAACAGAAAACGCTTGTAGCGTTGGATGAGCGTGGCCGGAACGAGCGGGCTTTCGAAATTCATGCCTTGGAAATCCGGCCGACCGCTGCTTCAGGCACGAACGCGCACATAGGAGCCGGGAGCATCCTCAATGGAATTCAGAGAACCACCAGTGTGCCGTGCCGGTACTCGGGTCTTATCCAGGTTCTCGATCCAGTTATGCCAGTGCGGCCACCAGGAGCCGGGCGTTTCTTCGGCGGACTTCACCCAGTCCTCGAATTCACCGGTTGGCTTGCCACCCGTCCAGAACTGGTATTTTCCCTTGGCGGGGGGATTGACGACGCCGGCGATGTGGCCGGAGCCCGACATGACATAGGTCACGTCGCCCCCAAAGAAGCCGCTGCCTACAAAGACCGACTTTGCCGGAGCAATGTGGTCTTCCTTGGCTGCGAGATTGTAGATCGGGATTTTGACGTCACCGAGGGACAGGCGTTTTCCGGCCACGACCATCTCACCCTGCGTAAGCTTGTTCTCCAGATAGCAATTGCGCAGGTAAAAGGAATGGTTGGCCGCCGGCATGCGGGTGGAATCGGAGTTCCAGTAGAGCAGGTCGAAGGGCGGCGGTTCCTGGCCTTTCAGGTAGTTGTTGACGAAGTACGGCCAGATCAGATCGGAGGCGCGCAGCATGTTGAAAGCCGTCGCCATTTTCGAACCATCGAGGTAGCCCGTTTCCTTCATGCGCTGTTCAAGCAGTGCAATCTGGTCGGCATCGACGAAGACCTTGAGGTCGCCGGCATGGGTAAAATCGACCTGGGTTGTGAACAACGTCGCCGATCGAATGCGGGTATCGCCTTCCTGCGCATGCAAGGCCAGCGTAGCAGCGAGCAAAGTGCCGCCGACGCAGTAACCGATCGCGTTTACTTCATCCTCACCCGTCGCCTTATTGATCGTATCGAGCGCGAAACCGACGCCTTCCTGCGCATAGGCTTCCCAATCCTTATTCGCATGACGCGCGTCAGGGTTGACCCAGGAAATCACGAAGACGGTATGTCCCTGTTCTACCGCCCAGCGGATGAAGGATTTTTCCGGGTTGAGGTCGAGCACGTAGAACTTGTTGATCCAAGGCGGGCAGATAAGGAGAGGGCGCTTGAGTACCGTCGCGGTCGATCCATCATATTGCAGCACCTGGCAAACGTCGTTCTGGGCAACGACTTTGCCGGGGCTCATGGCGATGTTTTCGCCGATGGCAAACTTGCTGGAATCTGTCTGGCGCAGCTTCAGATCGCCGTCACCGGCGATAATGTCCTCGGCCAGCATCTTCATGCCTTTGACCAGATTGGCGCCGCTGGAGGCGACGGTTTCCCGGTAGAGCTGCGGATTGGTCGTGACGAAATTGGCGGGCGACAAGGCACTCGATATCTGGCGCACGTAGAAGGCGGCCTTGTGCCGCGTATGGGCGTCAAGCCCCTCGGCATTGCTGACCATCCGGTCGGCCCAGTCCGATGTCACGAGATAGGCCTGCCGAAGGAAATCGAAGAATGGATTGGCAACCCAATCCGCATCGCTGAATCGTTTATCCGGGCGGACAGGTTCCTCAGCGGTTGCTGTCGGATCGCCCGTCATCTTCTGCAAGGTGCGGGTCCAGATCGAGAAGAAGCTACCCATCAACTGGGTTTGCGCCTCAAAGGTGCGTTTGGGGTCCGAGAGCCAGTATTCGGAGACTTTCGACAGGGTTTTCACCATATCGACAACGGGGTCAGCGATGAAATCTGTTTTGACACCTCTTTCACGGGGAGCGAGCCAAGCCGAGGCTGCCTGGCCCAGTTGCTCGACCGTCCGGGCCATGTTCATCGCAAGGGCTTCGGGATCCTTGACGATGTAGGGCTCGACCGATTTCGGGTCGAAACCCGCAAATCCCTCGCTCTTTCCATCGGCTTGGCCTGCGTTGCCCTTGCCTTCTGCCACCCGGATTCCTCCACAGATGTTTGTTTGTTTTGTCTTTTTACATTCTGCCTTAAAATGATTACAAGTGCCAGCGCGAGGCATGTTCTTCACAGCAGATGCCGCGAAAGACCGAACCGGACGGGGACGACATGAGACATTCGCTCAAGGTGGCGACACGACTTTGTACGCTGACGGCTTGCGCCGTTTCCATGGCTCTTGTTGCCGGTTGCTCCTCCACTACGCTCGACGATCGCTCGTCCACCTATACGACGACGATGGCCCGCCCGGTCGCGGCGGATGTCTATCCCGTTATTGAGGGCAAACGGCCCGCTGCTGCAGTACAGATGAGCAATGATGAGGCCGCGTCGCTCTCCGCACGGCTCACCTCCCTTTCCCACGCGCGCAGCTCCGGCCAGATTTCGGAAGCCGAATACCAGCGTCGGCTGAAGGAATTGCAGGCGCTTGCCGCCAACCACGGCAGCGACACCCTGAAAGAGATACAGAATTAGCACTTGCGTTTCGACGAGTTTGGACGCAAAGCCTTTGTGGCCGCGTGGGCCGATTGCACCGCGCGCGTTTCCTTGCACCCTTGATTCGCTGCTCGTGGGACGCGCAAGACGAGGTTTAGAGATGGAAGAGTTTCACAAAGTCCGGCGTCTGCCGCCTTACGTTTTCGAACAGGTCAACCGTTTGAAAGCAAGCGCGCGAGCGGGTGGCGCTGACATCATCGACCTCGGCATGGGCAATCCTGATCTTCCGACGCCCACAGCCATCGTCGACAAGCTCTGCGAAGTGGTTCGCGATCCGCGCACCCATCGCTATTCATCGTCCAAGGGCATTCCCGGCCTTCGCCGCGCCCAGGCCGCCTATTACGCCCGCCGTTTCGGTGTGAAGCTCAATCCTGACACCCAGGTCGTCGCAACCCTGGGCTCGAAGGAAGGCTTCGCCAATATGGCGCAGGCGATCACGGCGCCGGGCGATGTCGTGCTTTGCCCGAACCCCACCTATCCAATCCATGCCTTCGGCTTCCTGATGACCGGCGGCGTCATCCGTTCGATCTCGGTCGAGCCGGACGATACCTTCTTCCCGCCGCTCGAGCGGGCGATCCGCCACTCGATCCCCAAGCCGATCGCGCTGATTATCAACTACCCGTCGAACCCGACGGCGCATGTTGCGACGCTCGATTTCTACAAGGAAGTCGTGGCCTTCGCGAAGAAGCACGACATCGTCATCCTCTCGGATCTGGCCTATTCGGAAATCTACTTCGACGACAACAATCCTCCTCCTTCGGTTCTCGAAGTGCCGGGCGCGATAGACAACACCGTCGAGTTCACGTCGATGTCGAAGACCTTCTCCATGCCCGGCTGGCGCATGGGCTTTGCCGTCGGCAACGAGCGGCTGATCTCCGCTTTGACGCGGGTGAAGTCTTACCTTGATTACGGTGCCTTCACACCGATCCAGGTGGCGGCGACCCATGCGCTGAATGGCGATGGTTCGGACATCGCGGAAGTGCGCAGCATCTATCGCCGCCGCCGCGACGTTCTGGTCGAGAGCTTCGGCAAAGCGGGCTGGGATGTTCCGCCACCGGCTGCCACGATGTTCGCGTGGGCAAAGATTCCGGAGAAGTTCCGTCATCTCGGCTCGTTGGAGTTTTCCAAGCTGCTGGTGGAGAAGGCCGATATCGCTGTTGCTCCGGGTGTTGGCTTTGGTGAACTGGGCGACGATTATATCCGCATCGCGCTCGTCGAGAACGAACACCGGATTCGCCAGGCGGCGCGCAACCTGAAGAAATTCCTTTCGACGGCGGATGATACGCTTCACAACGTCATCTCGCTCAACGCCCGTCGCTAAGCATCAGCGACAGTACAACTCAACTGTCTCAGTCTCAATGCCCCGTCAGCCGACGGGGGCGCTTTCGATATGTTAGGAAATTACAATGGCAGATGCCCTTAAAATCGGCATTGCGGGCTTGGGTACCGTCGGTGCCTCGCTCGTGCGTATTCTCCAGGAACGTTACGATTCACTCGCCACGACCTGCGGACGCGCCATTGAGATTACCGCCGTTACCGCCCGCGATCGCACACGCAACCGCGGCGTGGATATTTCTGATTTCGCCTGGTTCGATGACGCGGCAAAGCTTGCCGCCGAAGCGGATGTCGACGTTTTCGTCGAGCTGATGGGGGGTTCAGGCGACCCGGCCTATTCTGCGGTCAAGGTAGCGCTTGCGCGTGGCGTGCATGTCGTGACAGCCAACAAGGCGCTTCTGGCCGCGCATGGCGTTGAACTCGCCGAAATCGCCGAATCGCATGGCGCTCTGCTGAACTACGAAGCGGCCGTTGCAGGCGGCATCCCGATCATCAAGGCACTGCGCGAATCGCTAACCGGCAACACGGTTTCCCGCGTCTACGGGATCATGAACGGTACCTGCAACTACATCCTGACCAAAATGGAGAAGGAAGGCCTGTCCTTCGAGGCTTGCCTCAAGGAGGCCCAGCGTCTCGGTTATGCCGAAGCCGATCCGGCCTTCGACATCGAAGGCAACGATACCGCCCACAAGCTGTCGATCCTCACGAGCCTCGCCTTCGGAACGACGATTGCCGCCGATGATATCTATCTCGAAGGCATTACCAATATCTCGATCGACGACATCCATGCGGCGGCAGACCTTGGTTACCGCATCAAGCTGCTCGGCGTTGCCCAGCGTACCGACAGCGGTATCGAACAGCGCGTGCACCCAACCATGGTGCCGCTCGATTCGGTTATTGCTCAAGTGGATGGCGTGACGAACGCTGTTGCAATCGAATCCGACATCCTCGGCGAGTTGCTGATGGTCGGCCCCGGTGCCGGCGGCAATGCGACGGCATCTGCAGTGCTTGGTGATATCGCAGACATCGCCAAGAGCCGCCCCGGCGCCCAGCATGTTCCGGCCTTCGGTCGCCCGGTCACAGCACTTCTGCCCTACACACGCGCCCAGATGCAGAGTCATGAAGGCGGCTACTTCATCCGCCTCAAGGTTGTCGATCGCGCGGGTGTTTTCGCGAGCATAGCAACGCGCATGGCGGAGAACCGGATATCGCTTGAATCGATCGTCCAGCACTCCAAGCATCCTGTCGAAGCCGACGAACCGCAGACCATCATTCTCGTCACCCACGCGACGATGGAGGATTCCGTACG
This genomic stretch from Pararhizobium capsulatum DSM 1112 harbors:
- a CDS encoding TetR/AcrR family transcriptional regulator — protein: MVKEMLRQGGRSARIQVAVHSAVEELAVEVGREGLAVPLIAERAGVTPSTIYRRWGDLAELLADVAVQRLRPVSDPDDTGALASDLEAFVLQYAEEMSSKVGRSLLLDVLAASGNDPGPAGRCCQYTSQHLETIRARAIAREEDVFEVDIVIDVVIAPIVYHILFGDREPDAAYCRALLARL
- the sthA gene encoding Si-specific NAD(P)(+) transhydrogenase yields the protein MNQYDLVVVGSGPAGRRAAIQAAKLGKKVLVIEQGKRVGGVSVHTGTIPSKTLRETALNLSGWRERGFYGRAYRVKQEISAEDLRRRLLITLDHEVEVLEHQFARNRVQHIRGKASFVNPTTMQVVKDDGEVIQVQGTSILLAVGTKPFRPDYIPFDGKTVIDSDELLEIEDLPRSMAVIGAGVIGIEYATIFSALDTQITLIDPKATMLDFIDKEIVEDFTYQLRDRNMKLHLGQKAEKVERTPDGKCEIKLDSGRIIHCEMVLFAAGRMGATDTLNLEAAGLEADNRGRLKVNPETFQTSVPNIYAAGDVVGFPSLASTSMEQGRVAARVAVGAIAKEPPKFFPYGIYAVPEISTCGLTEEEVKERGIAYECGIARFRETSRGHIMGLDSGLLKLIFSLKTRRLLGVHIVGEGATELVHIGQAVLNLKGTVEYFVENTFNYPTLAEAYKIAGLDAWNRMGEPVSK
- a CDS encoding magnesium and cobalt transport protein CorA; protein product: MVRHEGKESFAVDNKAGKNGADSNRLHAPEARPGVIAAAVYQNGKRICDIPIGDAHHWRQKENTVIWIGLHEPDSVLLAEVQSEFDLHPLAIEDASHAHQRPKLEIYGDAMFVVARTAHMMDGEIIFGETHLFVGRGYMVSVRHGPSTSYNLVRQRCEASPAALAHGENYILYSILDFIVDNYMPVVEGIHEEVEELEERVLRDMLDKKDIERLYLLRRSLLRLRNAIVPLVDVCRRHEHLELPGMDATLHTLFRDVTDHVRRVQEDIDTLREVLAFTFEASLMIGQSEQTEITRKLASWAAILAVPTAIAGIYGMNFVDMPELHMRYGYFAVLATIFIVCGGLYRFFKKARWL
- the radC gene encoding RadC family protein, encoding MKKTPVPPGQSNWQPPEQAGFFSEQQGQGSGLAGSSDLAHYHGHRERLRNRFRDGGDGSLADYEILELLLFRLIPRRDTKPIVKALLDRFGTLSGVFGAQPALLQEVKGIGEAVALDLKLIAAIAHRTLKSELRGKQVLASWSSVIEYCHAAMAHETREQFRILFLDKRNALIVDEVQQTGTVDHTPVYPREVVKRALELSATALILVHNHPSGDPTPSRADIDMTKTIIDTAKPLGITVHDHIIIGRDGHASLKGLRLI
- the map gene encoding type I methionyl aminopeptidase; this translates as MVTYIEAESAPYKNTGVIRLYTPEDFAGIKRACQLTALCLDELASRVQPGVTTDEIDRFVFDFGMDHGALPATLNYRGYTKSSCTSINHVVCHGIPNDKPLRDGDVVNIDVTYIINGWHGDSSRMYPVGEIKRAAERLLEVTYECLMLGIAAVKPGARTGAIGEAIQTYAETERCSVVRDFCGHGVGRLFHDAPNILHYGRANEGPEMREGMIFTIEPMINLGRPHVKVLADGWTAVTRDRSLSAQYEHCVGVTATGCEIFTLSPSGLDRPGLPPLSAA
- the sfsA gene encoding DNA/RNA nuclease SfsA, coding for MNFESPLVPATLIQRYKRFLFDALLEDGRTITGFCPNTGSMRGLTTPGSRIWLSEHASPTRKYQHMLELVEVDGVAIGINTGLPNKLAEEAVRAGLVGNLADYPVLQREQRYGKNSRIDFLLSDPADGRRCYVEVKNVHFSRTPGLAEFPDSPTARGAKHLEELGDMVAEGHRGVMIYLVQRADCDRLRICDDLDPNYARAFKRAQARGVEAFALRCRVSATQIVADSLIAMDETGPAGL
- the phaC gene encoding poly(3-hydroxyalkanoate) polymerase subunit PhaC, which produces MPRAGTCNHFKAECKKTKQTNICGGIRVAEGKGNAGQADGKSEGFAGFDPKSVEPYIVKDPEALAMNMARTVEQLGQAASAWLAPRERGVKTDFIADPVVDMVKTLSKVSEYWLSDPKRTFEAQTQLMGSFFSIWTRTLQKMTGDPTATAEEPVRPDKRFSDADWVANPFFDFLRQAYLVTSDWADRMVSNAEGLDAHTRHKAAFYVRQISSALSPANFVTTNPQLYRETVASSGANLVKGMKMLAEDIIAGDGDLKLRQTDSSKFAIGENIAMSPGKVVAQNDVCQVLQYDGSTATVLKRPLLICPPWINKFYVLDLNPEKSFIRWAVEQGHTVFVISWVNPDARHANKDWEAYAQEGVGFALDTINKATGEDEVNAIGYCVGGTLLAATLALHAQEGDTRIRSATLFTTQVDFTHAGDLKVFVDADQIALLEQRMKETGYLDGSKMATAFNMLRASDLIWPYFVNNYLKGQEPPPFDLLYWNSDSTRMPAANHSFYLRNCYLENKLTQGEMVVAGKRLSLGDVKIPIYNLAAKEDHIAPAKSVFVGSGFFGGDVTYVMSGSGHIAGVVNPPAKGKYQFWTGGKPTGEFEDWVKSAEETPGSWWPHWHNWIENLDKTRVPARHTGGSLNSIEDAPGSYVRVRA
- a CDS encoding SHOCT domain-containing protein — protein: MRHSLKVATRLCTLTACAVSMALVAGCSSTTLDDRSSTYTTTMARPVAADVYPVIEGKRPAAAVQMSNDEAASLSARLTSLSHARSSGQISEAEYQRRLKELQALAANHGSDTLKEIQN
- a CDS encoding LL-diaminopimelate aminotransferase codes for the protein MEEFHKVRRLPPYVFEQVNRLKASARAGGADIIDLGMGNPDLPTPTAIVDKLCEVVRDPRTHRYSSSKGIPGLRRAQAAYYARRFGVKLNPDTQVVATLGSKEGFANMAQAITAPGDVVLCPNPTYPIHAFGFLMTGGVIRSISVEPDDTFFPPLERAIRHSIPKPIALIINYPSNPTAHVATLDFYKEVVAFAKKHDIVILSDLAYSEIYFDDNNPPPSVLEVPGAIDNTVEFTSMSKTFSMPGWRMGFAVGNERLISALTRVKSYLDYGAFTPIQVAATHALNGDGSDIAEVRSIYRRRRDVLVESFGKAGWDVPPPAATMFAWAKIPEKFRHLGSLEFSKLLVEKADIAVAPGVGFGELGDDYIRIALVENEHRIRQAARNLKKFLSTADDTLHNVISLNARR
- a CDS encoding homoserine dehydrogenase — translated: MADALKIGIAGLGTVGASLVRILQERYDSLATTCGRAIEITAVTARDRTRNRGVDISDFAWFDDAAKLAAEADVDVFVELMGGSGDPAYSAVKVALARGVHVVTANKALLAAHGVELAEIAESHGALLNYEAAVAGGIPIIKALRESLTGNTVSRVYGIMNGTCNYILTKMEKEGLSFEACLKEAQRLGYAEADPAFDIEGNDTAHKLSILTSLAFGTTIAADDIYLEGITNISIDDIHAAADLGYRIKLLGVAQRTDSGIEQRVHPTMVPLDSVIAQVDGVTNAVAIESDILGELLMVGPGAGGNATASAVLGDIADIAKSRPGAQHVPAFGRPVTALLPYTRAQMQSHEGGYFIRLKVVDRAGVFASIATRMAENRISLESIVQHSKHPVEADEPQTIILVTHATMEDSVRKAVASIKGEGYLVGEPQVIRIERPKAA